The Channa argus isolate prfri chromosome 14, Channa argus male v1.0, whole genome shotgun sequence genome includes a window with the following:
- the ca8 gene encoding carbonic anhydrase-related protein isoform X5 — MADNVNEESDYNPGKDELDWGYEEGVEWGLHFPAANGEYQSPINLNSREAQYDPSLLDVGLSPNYVVCRDCEIINDGHTVRIILKSKSVVTGGPLPSDHEYELHEVRFHWGKENQRGSEHTVNFKAFPMELHLIHWNSTLFNTLEDALGKKNGVLIIALFVQVGKEHIGLKAITEVLQDLQYKRKSKIIPCFNPNTLLPDPLLRDYWVYEGSLTTPPCSENVTWILYRYPLTISQLQVCIE, encoded by the exons ATGGCTGACAATGTGAATGAGGAGTCGGATTATAACCCGGGGAAAGATGAGCTGGACTGGGGCTATGAGGAAG GTGTAGAGTGGGGACTCCACTTTCCAGCAGCCAATGGCGAGTATCAGTCTCCTATTAACTTGAATTCAAGGGAAGCTCAGTATGACCCGTCGCTCCTGGACGTAGGCCTGTCACCAAATTATGTTGTGTGTCGTGACTGTGAGATCATCAACGATGGACACACCGTTCGCATTATTCTCAAGTCCAAATCAG TGGTTACTGGGGGTCCGCTGCCTAGCGATCACGAGTATGAGCTTCATGAAGTTCGATTCCACTGGGGCAAAGAGAATCAGAGGGGATCAGAGCACACTGTCAACTTCAAGGCTTTTCCTATGGAG CTCCATTTGATTCACTGGAACAGCACTCTGTTTAACACATTGGAGGATGCCCTTGGGAAGAAGAACGGAGTCCTCATCATAGCTCTTTTTGTGCAG gTTGGTAAGGAGCATATTGGTCTGAAGGCCATCACTGAAGTTCTACAGGACCTGCAGTACAAG AGGAAGAGCAAGATAATCCCATGTTTTAACCCCAATACTCTGTTACCTG ACCCGTTATTGAGAGACTACTGGGTGTATGAAGGATCTCTCACCACACCACCATGTAGTGAAAATGTGACCTGGATTCTTTACCGCTACCCCCTCACCATCTCACAGTTACAG